In one window of Frigoriglobus tundricola DNA:
- a CDS encoding universal stress protein, which yields MFQTVLIPIDGSEFGEAAVPWAVAAAAAGAALHLVHAHGFPPVEAGVVCDPTLDRALLAHEERYLDQLVARVRAAAPQLVIAARTTDVCLAPADALRAAVREIRPDLVVMATHGRGPLGRFFLGSVSDQMAQRSPVPVLLVRAPGATGAERPRLEELVVPLDGSPFAEQILGPAAALAAAFGCRSTLVCVADPATDRTGQRAEWYLEQVARSRPGGVISWTVVRGESAAASVLSVAGGDPNTGIALATHGRTGLGRLLHGSVADEVIRHAAGPVLVYHPTNEGP from the coding sequence ATGTTCCAGACCGTGTTGATACCGATCGACGGGTCCGAATTCGGGGAGGCGGCCGTTCCTTGGGCCGTGGCCGCAGCCGCGGCGGGGGCCGCCCTTCACCTCGTTCACGCGCACGGCTTTCCCCCCGTAGAGGCGGGGGTGGTCTGCGACCCGACCCTCGACCGGGCGCTGCTCGCCCACGAGGAGCGGTACCTGGACCAGTTGGTCGCCCGGGTTCGGGCGGCCGCGCCGCAGTTGGTGATCGCGGCCCGGACCACGGACGTCTGCCTCGCGCCGGCCGATGCGCTCCGAGCCGCCGTCCGGGAGATCCGCCCCGACCTGGTGGTGATGGCCACACACGGTCGCGGGCCGCTGGGCCGGTTCTTCCTCGGGAGCGTGTCCGACCAGATGGCCCAACGGTCGCCGGTGCCGGTACTCCTGGTCCGCGCGCCCGGGGCGACGGGGGCCGAGCGGCCTCGTTTGGAGGAGCTGGTGGTGCCGCTGGACGGGTCACCATTCGCCGAACAGATCCTCGGCCCGGCCGCGGCGCTCGCGGCCGCTTTCGGTTGCCGTTCCACGTTGGTGTGCGTCGCGGACCCGGCCACCGATCGTACCGGGCAGCGGGCCGAGTGGTACCTGGAGCAGGTCGCTCGCTCCCGACCGGGCGGGGTTATCAGCTGGACGGTCGTTCGGGGCGAATCGGCCGCCGCGTCCGTACTCTCGGTGGCGGGCGGGGACCCCAACACGGGGATCGCCCTGGCGACCCACGGGCGAACGGGGCTCGGCCGCCTGCTCCACGGCAGCGTGGCCGACGAGGTCATCCGGCACGCGGCGGGTCCGGTTCTGGTGTACCACCCGACCAACGAAGGCCCTTAA
- a CDS encoding NAD(P)-dependent alcohol dehydrogenase, with translation MARTMKAFVMKRIGEVGVVEKPVPEPGPNDAVIRTTTAMVCTSDTHTVAGAIGERHNLTLGHEAVGVIARLGGAVRGFKEGDRVAVNAITPCFQCTNCLRGFSSQCGGLLGGWKFANVKDGNLAEYFHVNSAQANLAPIPDGLADERAVYCTDMMSTGFMAAEHANIPIGGTVAVFAQGPVGLMATVGARMRGAGLVIAVESVPRRKDLARRFGADAVVDFTEGDPVRAVLDLTGGEGVDSAIEALGSAGSFEACVKATRPGGTISNVGYHGHGESVPVPRIEWGVGMGDKTIRTGLCPGGAERMKRLMRLLETGRVDPTPLTTHRFPFADVERAFRMMQTKEDNILKPLISFER, from the coding sequence ATGGCGCGGACGATGAAGGCCTTTGTGATGAAGCGGATCGGCGAAGTGGGGGTCGTCGAGAAGCCGGTCCCCGAGCCCGGCCCCAACGACGCCGTGATCCGGACCACCACGGCGATGGTCTGCACGTCGGACACGCACACGGTCGCCGGGGCCATCGGGGAGCGGCACAATCTGACCCTCGGGCACGAGGCGGTCGGCGTCATCGCCCGGCTCGGCGGCGCGGTCCGGGGCTTTAAGGAGGGGGACCGGGTGGCGGTCAACGCCATCACCCCGTGCTTCCAGTGCACGAACTGCCTGCGCGGCTTCTCCTCGCAGTGCGGGGGCCTGTTGGGCGGCTGGAAATTCGCCAACGTCAAAGACGGCAACCTGGCCGAGTATTTCCACGTCAACAGCGCACAGGCCAACCTGGCACCCATTCCCGACGGCCTGGCCGACGAGCGGGCGGTGTACTGCACCGACATGATGTCTACCGGCTTCATGGCCGCCGAACACGCGAACATCCCGATCGGCGGGACGGTCGCGGTGTTCGCCCAGGGGCCGGTCGGGCTGATGGCCACGGTCGGCGCGCGGATGCGGGGCGCGGGGCTGGTGATCGCGGTCGAGAGCGTGCCCCGGCGCAAGGACCTGGCCCGGCGGTTCGGTGCCGATGCGGTCGTGGACTTCACGGAGGGCGACCCCGTTCGAGCGGTCCTGGATTTGACGGGCGGAGAGGGTGTGGACTCGGCCATCGAGGCGCTGGGCAGTGCCGGCTCGTTCGAAGCGTGCGTCAAGGCAACTCGACCGGGCGGGACGATCTCGAACGTCGGCTACCACGGCCACGGGGAGTCCGTCCCGGTCCCCCGAATCGAGTGGGGCGTCGGGATGGGCGACAAGACGATCCGCACCGGCCTGTGTCCCGGTGGGGCGGAGCGGATGAAGCGGCTCATGCGGTTGCTGGAGACGGGCCGGGTGGACCCGACCCCGCTGACGACGCACCGGTTCCCGTTCGCCGATGTCGAGAGGGCGTTCCGCATGATGCAAACCAAGGAGGACAACATCCTCAAACCGCTGATCTCGTTCGAGCGCTAA
- a CDS encoding response regulator, which translates to MSQLVSRGRLLVVDDEVELLRALCEALAEAGFAVQSLSDPTRVPAAVRAGAFDVLLIDLLMPDLDGIQLFREVRGIDPALIGVIMTGQGTNATSVEAMRAGAFEYLLKPFRLKTVLSALDRAMYACRLGRENACRGVRGREIAFEFPGSQSDGHSSALHKVRPRIE; encoded by the coding sequence ATGTCCCAGCTCGTGTCCCGCGGCCGCCTGCTCGTGGTGGACGACGAGGTCGAACTGCTCCGGGCGCTCTGTGAGGCGCTCGCCGAAGCGGGGTTCGCGGTCCAGAGCCTCTCGGACCCGACACGGGTACCGGCCGCCGTGCGGGCCGGCGCCTTCGACGTGCTCCTCATCGACCTGCTGATGCCCGATCTCGACGGCATCCAACTCTTCCGGGAGGTGCGGGGAATCGACCCGGCTCTGATCGGCGTCATCATGACGGGCCAGGGGACGAACGCGACCTCGGTCGAGGCCATGCGGGCCGGAGCGTTCGAGTACCTCCTCAAACCGTTCCGCCTGAAGACCGTTCTGTCCGCCCTCGACCGCGCGATGTACGCGTGCCGGCTGGGCCGGGAGAACGCTTGCCGCGGCGTTCGGGGCCGGGAAATCGCTTTCGAGTTCCCGGGTTCCCAAAGCGACGGCCACAGTTCGGCGCTTCATAAGGTCCGACCGAGGATCGAATAG
- a CDS encoding response regulator transcription factor translates to MELRAGPPTNHPVDGSPDGGAARSPVARRPGVLVVEDHDLIRIMLRSVLEQNGFRVWTAAGGAAALGVYRDQREAIDVVLLEVCLPGLDGPQTLAALRRLEPAVVACFMSASTGGYERAELLDRGARIVFTKPFALKELVERLGALARSRPVPALAGTTT, encoded by the coding sequence ATGGAGTTGCGAGCCGGCCCGCCCACGAACCACCCGGTAGACGGGTCGCCGGACGGCGGCGCCGCTCGGTCGCCGGTGGCGCGCCGGCCCGGTGTTCTCGTCGTCGAGGACCACGACCTCATCCGAATCATGCTGCGCTCAGTTTTGGAGCAGAACGGGTTCCGCGTGTGGACGGCGGCCGGCGGCGCGGCCGCGCTCGGGGTCTACCGGGACCAGCGGGAGGCGATAGACGTCGTCCTCCTGGAAGTGTGCCTGCCGGGGCTGGACGGCCCCCAGACGCTGGCCGCCTTGCGCCGGCTGGAGCCCGCGGTCGTGGCGTGCTTCATGAGCGCTTCCACGGGGGGCTACGAGCGGGCCGAGTTGCTCGACCGCGGGGCGCGGATCGTCTTCACGAAACCGTTTGCGCTGAAGGAACTGGTCGAGCGACTCGGTGCGCTCGCTCGGTCCCGCCCGGTGCCGGCCCTCGCCGGCACCACCACGTGA
- a CDS encoding BON domain-containing protein: MITSTTLALHTAGATGTERRPRGGTDGFVRAERDRCLGEHVRRGLLATGHWLLRGVSVSVRDRTVTLRGRVPSYYLKQLAQTAALAAPGLLELRNELSVAASPAPEPL, translated from the coding sequence GTGATCACCTCAACGACTCTGGCATTGCACACCGCCGGTGCGACGGGGACCGAGCGCCGGCCGCGGGGCGGCACCGACGGGTTCGTAAGGGCCGAGCGGGACCGGTGCCTCGGGGAGCACGTCCGGCGGGGCCTGCTCGCGACCGGGCACTGGCTCCTCCGAGGGGTGTCGGTGTCGGTCCGGGACCGAACGGTCACCCTCCGCGGGCGGGTTCCCAGTTACTATCTGAAGCAGCTCGCCCAGACGGCCGCCCTGGCGGCCCCGGGGCTCCTCGAACTGCGTAACGAACTGTCCGTGGCCGCCTCACCGGCACCCGAACCGCTGTGA
- a CDS encoding response regulator, which produces MVPLLAPAPVKLWSALARPTVLLADSDAGALEWMRRFLRHRGYTVATASGGVECLAQLRRCSAPVLVLDAGLAWGGADGVLAVLREDPALAHAPVILTSSAPERDAIRFGHAPVVCVLEKPVLPDDLLERIRMTERLVIWTRAGGQPRRTRTEPEDRP; this is translated from the coding sequence ATGGTCCCCCTGCTGGCTCCGGCCCCGGTGAAACTGTGGAGCGCCCTCGCCCGACCGACGGTGCTGCTCGCGGACAGCGACGCCGGGGCGCTCGAGTGGATGAGACGCTTCCTGCGCCACCGGGGCTACACGGTCGCGACCGCGAGCGGGGGCGTCGAGTGCCTCGCCCAGCTCCGGCGGTGTAGCGCCCCCGTACTCGTTCTGGACGCCGGCCTCGCCTGGGGCGGCGCCGACGGCGTCCTCGCGGTCCTGCGCGAGGACCCGGCCCTGGCCCATGCGCCGGTCATTCTCACCTCCTCGGCACCCGAGCGCGACGCGATCCGCTTCGGTCACGCCCCGGTCGTGTGCGTTCTGGAGAAGCCGGTCCTGCCGGACGACCTCCTTGAGCGCATCCGCATGACGGAGCGGCTGGTGATATGGACCCGGGCCGGCGGACAGCCCCGGAGAACCCGGACCGAACCGGAGGATCGACCGTGA
- a CDS encoding carbon storage regulator: MLVLTRRAGEAITIQGGIVVTVVGVAPGRVKIGIEAPSSVTVDRQDVHEQRPAAARIGEPPHEIDPGAHAPLARGEAATVNAPVPPSADTDIVTRAEVRAALVAARATAARGFETWESGYASGVRGEGVERLLRRLRWGLGRALRAREERDVRRGYVDGSRDRVAGPDDDAD; this comes from the coding sequence ATGCTCGTTCTAACTCGTCGGGCGGGGGAAGCGATCACCATCCAGGGCGGCATCGTTGTCACCGTCGTCGGCGTCGCCCCCGGCCGCGTGAAGATCGGGATCGAGGCCCCGTCCTCGGTCACCGTGGACCGGCAAGACGTGCACGAGCAGCGGCCGGCGGCTGCGCGGATCGGTGAACCGCCCCACGAAATCGACCCGGGTGCCCACGCGCCGCTCGCAAGGGGCGAAGCGGCCACCGTGAACGCCCCGGTGCCCCCGAGTGCCGACACGGACATCGTGACCCGGGCCGAGGTCCGGGCCGCCCTGGTAGCGGCCCGGGCGACCGCGGCGCGGGGGTTCGAGACCTGGGAGAGCGGGTACGCGTCCGGGGTCCGCGGCGAGGGCGTGGAGCGGCTGCTGCGCCGGCTCCGCTGGGGCCTGGGCCGGGCCCTGCGCGCCCGGGAAGAGCGCGACGTGCGGCGCGGGTACGTGGACGGCTCGCGCGACCGCGTGGCGGGCCCGGACGACGACGCCGACTAG